The following proteins come from a genomic window of Corynebacterium falsenii:
- a CDS encoding DUF2613 domain-containing protein, with protein MAYDNESRERGSAGALIVAAVAGIVLGGALAFGAGAMADSTTLPSDEQIAVNQDNAFLGSVQYGGRLGQ; from the coding sequence ATGGCATACGATAACGAATCCCGCGAGCGCGGTTCCGCTGGCGCGCTGATCGTCGCTGCCGTTGCAGGCATCGTCCTCGGTGGCGCATTGGCCTTCGGTGCTGGCGCGATGGCGGATTCCACCACACTGCCTTCGGACGAGCAGATCGCGGTGAACCAGGATAACGCCTTCCTGGGCAGCGTCCAGTACGGCGGCCGCCTCGGCCAGTAG
- a CDS encoding universal stress protein, which yields MSTNEQPFDPNGDTVLIAYDGSDQAKRAVQHSGRFLSAKNAYILTVWEPIHRQAARAAGMSGMMQHGWSSESANGDPEENDPAYAEAVNICSEGVDIARENGFVTEPFLVESGTAVWSAIVDAAEELDVDLIVTGTRALSGWKSFLNSSVSDSIIKNAGRPVLIVPPAGDED from the coding sequence ATGTCCACCAACGAGCAGCCCTTCGACCCGAACGGCGACACGGTCCTCATTGCCTACGACGGCTCCGACCAGGCGAAACGAGCAGTACAGCACTCGGGACGGTTCCTGTCCGCGAAAAACGCTTACATCCTCACGGTGTGGGAGCCGATCCATCGCCAGGCCGCCCGCGCCGCCGGAATGAGCGGGATGATGCAGCACGGGTGGTCCTCCGAATCCGCCAATGGCGACCCGGAGGAGAACGACCCCGCCTACGCCGAGGCCGTAAACATCTGCTCTGAGGGCGTGGATATTGCCCGCGAAAATGGGTTTGTCACCGAACCTTTCCTGGTAGAGTCCGGTACAGCAGTCTGGAGCGCCATCGTGGACGCTGCAGAGGAGCTAGACGTTGACCTCATCGTCACGGGGACGCGAGCACTTTCTGGGTGGAAATCTTTCCTAAACTCCAGTGTGTCGGATAGCATTATCAAGAATGCGGGCCGACCGGTGCTGATCGTTCCCCCGGCCGGCGACGAAGATTAA
- a CDS encoding glycoside hydrolase family 3 N-terminal domain-containing protein, with the protein MRRYLVALSAICCLAVAGCSSSSTPPDSTTSPSASVESTGSAASGEATGDAGAPGTASCDQIKDQSTEKLAARLLGVGVTDYASAEQAVDLGVRHLFIGSQTDKSILNGQGDPKRSLAELQRRAGEPLTVSVDEEGGLVQRLTSLIGELPSAQQMAQTMTPDQVRDMMRVHGEKMRALGITVDFAPDVDLAGGQEISDNAIGSRAFSADPQTVANYGRAYAEGLLQAGITPVLKHFPGHGHAQGDSHNGEVKTPPLDQMEQADMIPFAQLVSIPGVDVMVGHVEVPGLGAPGTPSSINPAAYELLRKGGYAGAPGFNGVVYTDDLTGMKAVTDKYPGGLAAVAALSAGADISLAAAGAVDIPTVVKEISAAIDDGRIDRARAVESAQRSCR; encoded by the coding sequence ATGCGCCGTTACCTTGTTGCCCTATCCGCGATCTGTTGTCTGGCTGTTGCTGGTTGCTCCTCATCGTCGACGCCACCAGACTCCACCACCTCCCCGTCCGCCTCGGTGGAATCGACCGGGTCCGCTGCCTCGGGGGAGGCCACGGGGGATGCCGGTGCTCCGGGGACGGCATCCTGTGACCAGATCAAGGACCAGTCCACGGAGAAGCTGGCGGCCCGCCTGTTGGGAGTGGGCGTGACGGATTACGCCTCCGCCGAGCAGGCAGTGGACCTAGGTGTGCGGCACCTGTTCATTGGATCGCAGACGGACAAGTCCATCCTCAACGGCCAGGGCGACCCTAAGCGCAGCCTCGCGGAGTTGCAGCGGCGCGCGGGTGAGCCGCTGACGGTGAGCGTGGACGAGGAAGGCGGCTTGGTGCAGCGCCTGACCTCGTTGATCGGTGAGCTGCCGAGCGCGCAGCAGATGGCGCAAACGATGACTCCCGATCAGGTGCGCGACATGATGCGCGTCCACGGCGAGAAGATGCGGGCGCTGGGTATCACGGTGGACTTCGCTCCGGACGTGGATCTGGCCGGCGGCCAGGAGATCTCCGACAACGCGATCGGTTCCCGCGCGTTCAGTGCGGACCCGCAAACGGTTGCGAACTACGGCCGCGCCTACGCGGAGGGCCTGCTGCAGGCGGGCATTACTCCGGTGCTCAAGCACTTCCCCGGCCACGGGCATGCACAGGGCGATTCCCACAATGGTGAAGTCAAGACCCCGCCGTTGGATCAAATGGAGCAGGCGGACATGATTCCCTTCGCCCAGCTGGTGAGCATCCCCGGCGTGGATGTGATGGTGGGACACGTGGAGGTTCCGGGGCTCGGCGCGCCGGGCACGCCGTCGTCCATCAACCCCGCTGCCTACGAGTTGCTGCGCAAGGGCGGCTACGCGGGCGCGCCGGGATTCAACGGTGTGGTGTACACCGACGATCTGACGGGCATGAAGGCCGTCACGGATAAGTATCCGGGCGGGTTGGCCGCGGTGGCGGCGCTGTCTGCGGGTGCGGACATTTCCCTGGCTGCGGCAGGTGCCGTGGATATTCCCACGGTGGTGAAGGAGATCTCTGCCGCCATTGATGATGGGCGGATTGACCGGGCGCGCGCGGTGGAATCGGCGCAGCGCTCCTGCCGTTAG